One Podospora pseudopauciseta strain CBS 411.78 chromosome 4, whole genome shotgun sequence genomic window, TTACCTACCGCTTGCCTGCATTATTCTCGGAAAGGGCGCAGATCTCAAGATCAGACAGATCTCGATGGAAGATGGGGGTCCCCGGCTCCGTGAGGACCACGTCAACACTATCATGACCAAGAGAGTTTGGTGTTGTAACCCCGTGATCGGAAGAGACTTGAGATGAGGTGTCGTAAAAAGAGCCCCAATGAGAATGAACGTCACGCCGTCATATCGACCAAGCTGGGACTGCCGCTGACGGCCTTGGTCTCGGTCTCATCCCACGTCTAAGACGCCTCGACGAGATTGTCGAAATACTTCGCATGATCGGGTGTTGTCCTCGGAGATGGATAGATAACGGTCCATCTTGAACAGTTTCAGAACGGGTTCCATGTGGATGGCGGGGATGAGATCCGCGAGAGACTCCAAAGGGAACAGGCAGGTTGTTGCAGGAGGCTTGCAGTGAGGCGGTATGTACATATTGATATCCCCAGCAATCAGAAAACCGGAATATTCTTTTTTGAAAAATGATTTATTCAAAATAACCATAAGAGCGAATGGAGACGGCAACAACGCATCAGGCCTTCGGTTGGATCGTAGCTTCCGCAGCAAGCACGCCTTCCATGCacgacagcagcaagccCCGCACGAAGCTGCATCGAGGCAGGAGCATTGCAGCAGCAATAcaggaggcaggaggaggcaggaggGGAGCTTTGCGGGAAGGAGGTGTCGAGTTGCATCACTCCCGCTGATAAGCCTTAACGACCCTGCCGTTGACTTGTTGCTGCCCGTCCCCGCCAGCCATCGTGTACAAATCATCGTGGCCCGTTTCTTCCTGCCCGCTCACCGACTTTTTTTCTGACTGCAATGCTGCATTTTTTTCATGTCTTGCCCCTCCGCTCGGCCaactcttctcctccccaggcCATTCCGAGCCAAACAATGCTCACTGCCACGGTCATGGTGATATCCAGCTGGCCTGTCCTCTGCGAGCCATCTCGGATGCCAGCGTGGGGGATTTGTCATCGCCATCCGGAACACATCCACGGCCAACAGAAGCTTCACGGTTTTGGATCCTGTCCTCTGGTTCTCTCGCAGAGGAAGCTAAAGAAACTGCTGACAACAGGAATTGATCGACATCTTGCTTGCAGCATCTTCTTCGACGCCGTCTTGCAGCACATATGTATACTTGGCGCGCCTACTTCCATGGTCTGGTCCCGGATGTTTTGAATACACACTGTTTAGTCGGGAGTCCGAACTAAACCCTCTCTTACACCTCATTGGTCAACTTCCCACTCTCACCTCGACACACAACGAACCTACGGCCGAGAGACAGCGATAATAGGTATTCGCTTCCACATGGTCTGAATAACCGTTACGTACTGGTTCATCAAGATTGGGCACGGTGAGCAGGTTGGGAGTCTCAAATCAATGTCCCAAAACGTCGACACACAGATTGGGCATCGTCTAAAATGGATGATGCAATCAACAAGGATTCAATATGCTCTGTTTGTCAAAGTTAACGGCTTGAACTCGGCCGGTCTGATGGGTCGGCCCTTTGTCGGTCATCGGCGTATCAAGGTGTAGTCAGGATTGGATCTTCTCCCCGCTCCGGTCAGCGTTTCAAACCTCGGTTAGGTCTCCGGCATCCATCCTGGAATCGGAACGGTAACCAACTCCGTGTTAGGAAGGCTTCTAGAAGAACTCGCCGTCCACACCACGTTTCTGACTTGGATGGGATACTCTTGACACATGAACATGAATAGTAGTTGGCCACGAGCGCCGAGGCTACCGTTCATTTTGACCCTGAAACGTCTTCCGCTACCCGCCCGCCACTGAGGAGACTGACTCGATGACAGGGCCACAACGGGCACGAGTTTGGTATTGAGGAAGAAGCCGTTTCACCTAGAGTCGATGACCAGAGTTGGGATGGCGACTGACTCGGttcttcttgctgctgggcaAACGAGACGCTGGGCATTGAGTGTACATCTAGCGATGTACACGGTACTTTGGGGCCCTCAGACGGGTTAATGGCGAGGTCAGGTCCACCGAAAGCACGACGTGGCGAGAGCTCAGAGCCCTTCTGAGACCACCAGTATCGCCCACGTGCTTGTCACAGTGGACGTTCGTCTGGACTCTTCCAGCCTCCATTACTGTAAAGGATGGCAACCTGACAGCACACACACCCTTTCTTCTGCCTCGGCCAAAGCTTGGCGAATGCCGGATGATGGAGCCAGGGCTGCACAGGGCCTGGGTTTACATCATGATTTTAGCAGTAAAGCTGTACACCCGGGAGTGTTAGGACATGGAGAGAACAAACCGGGGATGGAAAGCACCGTGCCAGTCTGTGTGTCTTTGCAGATTCCAGAGTGAAGGGGTGGGTCACCACGTGGTGTGCTTGAAGTCAAGTTGTCGGAGAGGTATGCAAGATCGTGGCTTTTTGCAGGGAAAAGGTAAGCTCGTGGGCTCTGGCTTCGCATCTGTTGTCTTTTGATGTCTTTCCTCGGAAGGGTTGAGTGGCCTCCAAATTTGGCATGTGGTCCAATGACCCTGCGGTTGATAAGACATTTATGTGTTGGACCAACTGACAGCCAGGGCTAGCCTCACTGGCACCTACAATCTGTTGTTTATTCTCATGGTGTTACTGGATGAGGTTCACAAAGACCAGGTAATGAACTTGAAGCGTCTCTCCAGTGAGAGATCTAATGGTAGTCTCCGAGGAAAGCTGTTTCAAGCTCTCCGCTTCATAACTTTGACATTCTGTGTGAGAAAATAAGATGATATCATGACGGCTAGTAATTTTCATCACCCGAGATCAATTCACTTTCAATTTTCGTTTTATGAACTTATCGCTTTATCTCTGACTTTATTGTTTTCTTGGTCAGAGCACTATGTCTTTTAATCGTGGAAACAGACACCAACGCAAGCCAACGGGACTCACGGCGGGCCGTAAGGGGTCTGGCTATCTATCTTCCTTCAGGCTTCTGGCCCTTGATGATGCGAAAACTCACGTGCAAGCGTCGACATGAGTGCAAGACCGGAAGCATGTGCTTCAGGTTTGCGGGTAAACGGGCCATCCAGGGTCGCGATGTTGAGGTAGGTAGCATATTGCCCGGTAGTCTGGAGCATTTGTTGGTGTGTATTCATGTTGTTTCCTGACTGTTCATTCTTCGGTACCAGACACTCTTGTGGCTGACCACCGAGTTACCGGGAGTTGGGCTTTTGCTCCATGATGAAGCCATGCTCTTCTTCACTCagtttgtggtggtggcccatCTTCACATGCCAAACTAGGCTGTGTTCTTCCATGGGGCGGCTTACGTACCTGAGCTGTCAAACCTGGCGCTGAATTAGCTATGCATTTCTCTCGCCTGGCTGGCTATGCATGAGCGCACGGATGGGGAGAATCATGGGGCAGGGGGTCGAGGGGTAGATCGGAGAGGCACGGCCAGCGTAATGACGTGCAGGGTCTGGTGGACGGGAAGAGTCGGAGGGTGTCGTTGGATGGGTGGTGCTCGGGCTTGCTTTGATGGAAGGAGTCGGCTTTTTCTGGGTTGGCTGGTGTTAGGAGAATGGGAGTGAAAGAAGCCGTCGGACTTGGATGAGGTTGGCATGTGGTTTACCTTGATGCCAATGGGAATGTTGTCCTCGCTTGAGACTACCTGGCCTAAGAGCTGTTGCGCAAAGAGTGAGGGAGAGTTGTAACAGACTATGTTATCTACGCTCGACCACACCATCTTTGCAAACCAGTGTTACGTCTCGGTGCTTCTAATCGTTACGCCCTAGCTTTGCCATAGTGTTGTCCTGACTTGCTTCAACATCGTCTCAGCTTGATCTAGATGTTATCCGAGACTGATCGCAAGCTTATAAAATTTACCTTCTATGCAAGAGAACAGATATATACAACCAAAGAGGGGAAAATATTGTGTACTTGTTCCAAGCAAATTTCATCTGAAAGGTTGTGGATAGATAATTCGCTGGTGCATTTGTTTTTGCCTCTTATGAAGATACCGCTACCCCTATTTATGCCCCCTTTTCGACTAAGTCTTGGCAGGATACATACGATGGCCGACATCACAAGTTGTAATGGGAAATAAGGACAACAAAAGACCTGACAGGTTGAAGAATGCGGAATATACGAGCTCTATTAACCTTCTTTCCCGTCATCGGGCGGAATACCTTAAGAGATGCTTAGTATCTTGGAGGCTCCTGCGCCGCACCAATACCGTGGTTGTTGACTCGCATTCCTCGCATTGGGAGAGCCGGGACACGCAAACCGTTCGCATGGGAGGTCACACAAGCTGTCAGCCAACCACCTCCGGTCTGATCGTCCAGCAATGTTCTACTGCTCCAATTGTTTGACGTTAACCATTAAAACGAGGCCGCCAAGGCTTGAAGGCAATAAGCTTAAAGATGAGAGTGTCGCCAAACCAATCGGATTAACCAAGGGAACCCGAGATTGGGCTGTGGCCAAGACTGAGTTGGTGGTTGAAGTCTGGCTGGAAGGATGTAAAGAGGCGTATGGGAGACTTGAACACCACATACTGGTAGTCTAGGAGGGATTAGAGTGAGAATGATGACGATTCTGCTCGGGATGGATCCGACGACAACGTTTATATCTCCTTGTATCGTCTTATACAACCAAAAGAACAATATGTCAACACACATGTCCGTGTATATAGCGCCCTCTTCTCTCAATTCATTGCCTGATCCTTTCCATCAACGCAAgtctcccccttttctcgTAGGGAGCCGTCAAAATGGCCAAaatccccaccacccaagtCTTCCAAAAGGGCTCCGTCTGGATGTACTCCCCTTCCCTGCCACCCGCCATCCTCTTTCTGATCCTCTATTTCTTCGCCTGTCTCTACATCACCTACCTCACCTTTTGCCGGTACAAGACCTGGCACATGACCGTCTTCCCTCTTGGTGCTTTGCTGGAAGTGGCAGGCTACGCGGTGAGGATATACTCGGTCAAGAACCAGGGAAACATTGTACGCCCCCCTCCTATAGACCCCCTTCCTACCCCCGAACACAgcccaaccctccctctcaaccccactcatcccttcttcttgtctctAATTTCTAACCCAAAAAAAGGCCGCCTTCATAgcaaccctcaccctccacgtcctcgcccccctcctctttgcCGCAGGGaactacctcctcctcggccggcTGATCTctcactccctccccacccggcacaccctcctcaagatCCCCACCCGCTTCATAACCCGCCTCTTCGTCGGGTTCGACATCCTCGCCGCTGCGATCCAGGGGTCTGGGACCTCCATCGCCGCGTCGGCGAACTGGACTGGACTGAAGGCACTATCGGGAGTTGACGTGCTTGTTGCTGGGCTGGCGGTGCAGGTTGCGGGAGTGggggtttttcttttggttctGGGGAGGTTTAATTATCTGGTGAAACAGCTGGGGAGcaaggggggaggttggggggggttgctggtggcggtTTGGGTGTCGAGTGGGTTGATTTTCGTGAGTACTTCAATTGACTGGAgatggttggttggggaaagggagggagggtgctAATGATGGATAATACCTAGGTGAGGTGCATTTACCGGCTGGTCGAGTTCGTGGAGGGGATTGACGGGTATGCCTTTCGGAATGAGTGGTTGTTTTGGGTGTTTGAGGGGACGGGGATGCTACTGGCGATAGGGATGTTTTGTGTTTGGCATCCGGGGGCTTGcttgaagaggggggaggtgacagaggggaagaagagtgAGGGGGGAAGTGACACTCAGGCgtgaggttgttgtcaaGAGATGGCCGTTCACCTAGCGAGCAGCTAGCCTCCTGACATAATTCATCGGCCACTCTGCGTATTTTTCGTACTCGATAGGCAGCCCGGCAGCAAGCTTCTCCATCCAGGCAATGCAGGTTCTTTTTCGATAGGCAAAACGCCCACCTTTGTTGCACGTAGTGAGAGCAATGTGCCCAATGGCAAACTCGATGAGAACAAAGTGGATGAAGAGCAGTTGGGCTGgatggttgttggggtcgaTAAAGGGGGCGAACTCTTCATTGCTGGAGTGGTTGAATAAGGAATACAGGGCGGCAAACTGAGAAAAGGCTGTATAGGTAGCAAGTCAGCATTTGATCTCTCCCAGAAAGACTGGACTGGTACTGACCTTCTGACGCCGACGTCCTGGCAGCTTTTGCAATCGCCTCTGTTGAAGCCAAGAACTTGACCTCCAGCGGGCTCTTACACAGAGGTCCGAGTGCCCTCAGAGACTTCAAAAAGTCACCAATGAgaatctcctcatcctcgctcaAATCCAAGGGAACGATCCCAATGACTCGTCGGACGCTATCACAGTACCCTTCCTGTGTAAACTCACGGAACAACGAGTTCTTCATGCTACCCATAGCGGTATTTGCAATAATATGACACCCCCTAGACATGGCGAGAAACTCAGGCATACCCTCAGCCATACAGCTCGCTTGAAACGCCAAAGCCATCATAGCAGCAAACCTCGCATCCCCCTCAGCCTGTGAAGAGCAAGGCTTACTCAAACTGTTGTTAAGAGACTGTATCGCCTTGACACGGTGAGCCAGCGCTTGCGAAGAGCAATTCCCCCCATGCAAATCAAGATGTGACGCCGCCAGCCCAAGCATGGCATGCATAAGATAATCATACTGGTGCCCAGTCAGCGTAAGATACTCCCGAGGGTTCTCCAAGTTTGAGAGCTTACGCTATGCGACAAACACGCCGTCTGCATCCAAATCTGATCCCCCTGTATCGGCAAAGGCGGGTACGCAGTCACCAAAAAGTGATGAAAGTACCTCATATCCTCCTGCGTAAACACCGTAGCCGTCGATGACTGCAAGCTGTTCGTTGGGACCACCGTTATCACCGAAGCCGAAAACGCCGACGCCATTCTCGGCCGCTCAGGGTACTCACACACCAGTCCGACCCTCGCGCAGTTCGAGCAGGAGGGGATCGTCTCCTGGCATTTGACCTTTCGCCTCTTGCAGTGGAAGCAACCCAGCCGGGACTTTGTGTGTCCCTTTCGCGGGATTGGCCTTCGGCGGGCTCGGGTTCCTGGTTCTTGAGTGTGGGGTGTGCCGGTATGTGGGGTTGATACCGGTGCAGTCTCTGGCCCGGATGAGTCTTCTGCTGATTCGGGGACACCCCCAGGGGAACATGTCGAGCAGGGAACCCAGTGGTcagaggttggtgatgggtggtggttgtccaTCCTTGTTTGACGATGCACAAGTGGCTCTTGATCAAGGGTATATTCTCAAATTCTTTACATGCAAAGAGTGTTATAAAAAGTCGGCCTTGGACATTCTCCCCTTTTGATGATGCGGCTGGGGTTGTCGTGGACTCGACGCTCTTCAAGGGTTTGGTCAGCACGACCACATTGAAGGGATGGGGTCGAATGACGCGTGTTTGGGGCTGTGTAGAACTAGAGGAAGTGCCATACGCTACCAAACATTATCAAATCCAGGGGCTGTGCAGAAAGAAAAGTACGAATACTTCCACTTGCTTGCGTGTTGTTGGCCGTTGGCGCTGATGGCAGGTAagcaagggttagggttgcgATGGCAGGCCGagagaggatgacgatgtATAAGGTGTCGTGAGTTTAAGCTGAGATGATCTAATAGATGATTTAATTAGAATCATGGGATAGGACTTGTAGATACTCAGATAAAGCTGGGATCAGATGGTCCAGAAGCTCGGTCACTGAGCTCTGGCGTTGTaggcaccctcaccacaaaatagTTGACACACAAAGGTAGGTTAACCCATATTACACTATGAACTATACTTTAAAAGTAAACtaataggcctttaaacGATCTTTTAAAGCCTATTAACTATCATTAAAGGCCTATAAATTATCTTTAAAAGCCTATAAGCTATCTTTTAAAGGCCTATAGACTACCCTTCAAGGCATGTTAACCTACTTTAGCATCTCATTATTTTGCGGTAAGGGTGGTAGGATGTAGCTCAACTCACATGGGAACTTTAACAGGCCCCCATGCACTCAACCTCACTCCCTCACAAGATTCCTGCCGGAAGGACGCCCTGGTAGAAACGCACAACACCATAAGAGCCCCAAGGGTAAGCTTTTCCCAGACCTAATCCAGTACTACAAACTTATTAAGAGCAATCAACATAGTCATTACAACCCTCTCAGCATTGTAGGTATCTCAGCATGTCTAAGCTTTTATATGTACTCCGCCCATCTTAAAAGTCATCCTCCCCTGAGCCCGAGATGATGACATTGTTCACCTTGAGCACCATGCGGCACAGCTGTGTCGCCAACAtgagctgctgcttcttTCCAATCAATGGGTCAATAACAAACGCCTCCTTCATGTTGTTGGACCCGCGGCCCATGCAGTCCACACCCAGACGGCCACGGCCAGATGGGTCCTTGACCTGTTGAGACTTGACCTCGGCAAGAGTGGCAATAGGGTTGAGACCGCTGTTTTCGGCAAGGGCCATGGGGATGGCATCAAGAGCCTCGGCGAAGGCGCGCATGGCGTATTGCTCGAGACCGGGGGTCTTGACAGCCTCGTCCTCAACGGCCAGAGAGCATGCAATTTCGGcggaaccaccaccatagACAACGCGGTTGTCACGGACAAGGTTCCTTACGACACAAAGGGCATCGTGGAGGGAGCGCTTGGCCTCATCGATAATCTATGGGAGTGTTAGTTGAAATCCGGTTCTCGGTGAAGATCTCTAGAGAATGTACATACCATCTTGTTGCTGCCCCTAACAAAGACTGTTACCGCACGAGTGTTGGCACACTCCTCGATAACAAGCATCTTTTCCCTTGTAGTGCCA contains:
- a CDS encoding hypothetical protein (COG:S; EggNog:ENOG503P00F) codes for the protein MAKIPTTQVFQKGSVWMYSPSLPPAILFLILYFFACLYITYLTFCRYKTWHMTVFPLGALLEVAGYAVRIYSVKNQGNIAAFIATLTLHVLAPLLFAAGNYLLLGRLISHSLPTRHTLLKIPTRFITRLFVGFDILAAAIQGSGTSIAASANWTGLKALSGVDVLVAGLAVQVAGVGVFLLVLGRFNYLVKQLGSKGGGWGGLLVAVWVSSGLIFVSTSIDWRWLVGEREGGC
- a CDS encoding hypothetical protein (COG:S; EggNog:ENOG503P26W); translated protein: MDNHHPSPTSDHWVPCSTCSPGGVPESAEDSSGPETAPVSTPHTGTPHTQEPGTRARRRPIPRKGHTKSRLGCFHCKRRKVKCQETIPSCSNCARVGLVCEYPERPRMASAFSASVITVVPTNSLQSSTATVFTQEDMRYFHHFLVTAYPPLPIQGDQIWMQTACLSHSYDYLMHAMLGLAASHLDLHGGNCSSQALAHRVKAIQSLNNSLSKPCSSQAEGDARFAAMMALAFQASCMAEGMPEFLAMSRGCHIIANTAMGSMKNSLFREFTQEGYCDSVRRVIGIVPLDLSEDEEILIGDFLKSLRALGPLCKSPLEVKFLASTEAIAKAARTSASEAFSQFAALYSLFNHSSNEEFAPFIDPNNHPAQLLFIHFVLIEFAIGHIALTTCNKGGRFAYRKRTCIAWMEKLAAGLPIEYEKYAEWPMNYVRRLAAR